The genome window TGGCGTCCCATTCTTCGCGCGGGCGGACGCGACGGACGGAGACGATGTTCGGGCCGCCGGGCAGAGCGTATGTCTATTTGATCTACGGTATCTACGACATGCTGAACGTCGTCGTCGGCACGGAAGGCGAGGCGCACGCGGTGCTGATTCGCGCCGCGGTTCCCCTTGATGGCTGGCAAGCGAAGCTCACGGGGCCGGGTTTGCTGGCCCGCGGCTTCCGCGTCACGCGCGCCGAGAACGGGGTCACGGTCACCGGCAAAGAGCTGTATTTCCAAAACTTGCCCGGCTATCGCCCGAGCATCGCGATCACGCCGCGGATCGGCATCGACTACGCGAAGGAATGGAAAGATGTGCCGCTGCGGTATATCGATGAGCAAGTGATCTCTCAACGGCGCCCGCGGTAGCCGAGGTCTGCGACGTCGGCCGGAGAACGCGCGGATATCACGCCACGCGCCGATCTGCAATCGACGTCCGCTCCACCGCCCTCACAGAGGGCGGCTACAGTCGGATTAGAACATCGTCGCCTTTCGCTCCGCGAGAGTGCGTTTCCTTTCGCGGAGCGAAAGGAGACTGTGATACGTCGTTCGCCCTTACCCGCCCATCTTCGGAAACATGTCGCGGACCATCGTGATCGCGGCCGGGCCGACGAGCACCACGAAGATGCCGGGGAAGATGAACAACACCAGCGGGAAGATCAATTTCACCGCCGTCTTGGCGGCTTTTTCTTCCGCGAGTTGCCGGCGACGCGTGCGCATCGAATCGCTCTGCACGCGGAGGGCCAGTGCGATGCTGGAGCCGAATTTGTCGGCCTGAATCAGAATTGCAGCCAACGCGCGGACGTCGTCCACGCCGGTGCGAATGCCCAACTCATGCAGCACCGTGGAGCGCTGACGCCCCATTTGCAGTTGCAGATTCGACAAGGCGAATTCATCGGAAATGACGCGGTACGTTTTCTTCATTTCCTCGGACACCTTCCGCATGGCCTGGTCGAGGCCGAGGCCGGCTTCCACGCAAACCACCATCAGATCGAGGGCGTCCGGCAGGCCGAGGAAGATGTTCTGCTTGCGGCCGCGGATCATCCACCACAGCACCACCTCCGGGAGGAAGAACAGGCCGCCGGCGGCGAGGATCACGTACATCACGGATTGTTGCGTGACGCCAACGCCGAGCAAGCTGCCGGAGCCGAGCACCAGGCCGGTGATCAGCCCGACGAATTTCATACTCAGAAAGACCGTCGGCGCCGCTTCGCTGCGGAAGCCGCCGTTGGAGAGCTTGGTCTTCAGCTTGTTGACTTCCAGCTCGGTCTTGGGCTGGAGCGACTTGGCCAGCGCGGGCGCGGCCTTCTCCAGGACCTTGCTCATCGCGTCCTGCTTTTTGCCGCCGACCGCCTCGGAGCGCTTCCGCGCGCCGGGGTTCTTGATTTCATCCAGGCGCTCCGACGCGCGCGATTGTCCGCGCGCAACGCGGTCGAGCACCAGCCAAGCGCAGGCGGCGAATAGGCCGAAGATCGCGAACGGCAGCAACTTCTCGAAGCTGACCAGGCCCGAGGCCAACAGGAAACTCATATCACACCTTGATGTTGATGATCTTGCGGATGACGAGGGCGCCAACAACCTGCAGCACACAGGCGCCCGCGAGCATTTGGTTGCCCATCGGGTCGGTGAACAGCACCATCACGTATTCTTGATTCAATCGATAGACCGCCGCGAACAACACCGGCGGCAACGCCAGCAGCACGATACCGGACAAACGGCCTTCGCCGGTGAGGGCCTGCACCTGACCCCAAATCTTGAAACGTTCGCGGATCAAGTGGCCGATCTTATCGAGGATTTCCGCTAAGTCACCGCCCGTCTGCCGTTGCAAAATGACGGCCGTGGCGAAGAACTTGAGGTCCAGGTTCGGCACGCGGTCCGTCAAGCTGTTGAGCGCTTGTTCCATCGGAATGCCGAGGTTCTGTTCTTCAAAAACGCGCCCGAACTCAATATTGATCGGCGCGGTCATTTCGTCCGCGACCAGCCGGAACCCGGCGCCCAAGCTATGTCCGGCGCGCAACGCGCGGCCGAGAAGCTCCAAGGCATCGGGCAGTTGCTTGGCAAAGGCTTTCATGCGGCGGCTGCGCCGGAAAATCAGCCACATGAGCGGCAGTGCGCTCATCATGATGCCGACCAGCGGCGCGAAGGCGATGTTGATGCCGGTAAAGGCGGTGATCGCGGCGGCCGTGAGTCCAATGCCGGCGGAGGACGCAAAGAACGTCGCCGGAGTCATTTTCGTGTCGGCTTGCTCGAACAATAACTGCAACGACGCGATGCGAGCGACGATGCGTTCGAACAGCCCGAGCCCGCCGTCGAGCGGTCGGGTCAGCACGCTTTCCTGGGCCAGCATGTCTTTCGCCATGTTGGCCGTGGTGAGTCCGGTCAGGACGTCGAGCCGCCCTTCCAGTTTTTCGTCGCCTCCTCCGCGCAGAATCATGGCGACCGCGCCGACCAGGCACGAAACGGCCACGAAGGCGGCCAAGGAAATCATCAGCGGACTCATCTCAGGTGCTCCGAAGTTCTGGTAGCGCCAAAGCGCTGCTCATGCGACTTTCAACTTCTTGACGCTTAGCATTCCATCATCACGCGTTGCCGGAAAGCGCTGGCGGGCAATCGCACGCCGGCGGATTCCAGCCGATCCATGAACGTGGGACG of Planctomycetia bacterium contains these proteins:
- a CDS encoding type II secretion system F family protein, with translation MSFLLASGLVSFEKLLPFAIFGLFAACAWLVLDRVARGQSRASERLDEIKNPGARKRSEAVGGKKQDAMSKVLEKAAPALAKSLQPKTELEVNKLKTKLSNGGFRSEAAPTVFLSMKFVGLITGLVLGSGSLLGVGVTQQSVMYVILAAGGLFFLPEVVLWWMIRGRKQNIFLGLPDALDLMVVCVEAGLGLDQAMRKVSEEMKKTYRVISDEFALSNLQLQMGRQRSTVLHELGIRTGVDDVRALAAILIQADKFGSSIALALRVQSDSMRTRRRQLAEEKAAKTAVKLIFPLVLFIFPGIFVVLVGPAAITMVRDMFPKMGG
- a CDS encoding DNA-3-methyladenine glycosylase produces the protein MRHDSSESTITTPRPTKLGLDYFRGSATDVARNLIGKVLVRRGEGLRLRARITETEAYLGPQDLASHSSRGRTRRTETMFGPPGRAYVYLIYGIYDMLNVVVGTEGEAHAVLIRAAVPLDGWQAKLTGPGLLARGFRVTRAENGVTVTGKELYFQNLPGYRPSIAITPRIGIDYAKEWKDVPLRYIDEQVISQRRPR
- a CDS encoding type II secretion system F family protein; the encoded protein is MSPLMISLAAFVAVSCLVGAVAMILRGGGDEKLEGRLDVLTGLTTANMAKDMLAQESVLTRPLDGGLGLFERIVARIASLQLLFEQADTKMTPATFFASSAGIGLTAAAITAFTGINIAFAPLVGIMMSALPLMWLIFRRSRRMKAFAKQLPDALELLGRALRAGHSLGAGFRLVADEMTAPINIEFGRVFEEQNLGIPMEQALNSLTDRVPNLDLKFFATAVILQRQTGGDLAEILDKIGHLIRERFKIWGQVQALTGEGRLSGIVLLALPPVLFAAVYRLNQEYVMVLFTDPMGNQMLAGACVLQVVGALVIRKIINIKV